A stretch of DNA from Pseudonocardia hierapolitana:
GTGACCGGACGCGGTGCCGGACACGGTGGGCAGCTCGCCGGTGTCCATCTCATCCGGGTCCGGGCCCGGTTCGGCGGGTGGGGCGGCTGGGGCGGTGTCGCCCGCCCGTGCCGCGCTCCACGGCGCGGCATCCCACGCACTGGCCTCCGGCGCCGTGGCATCCGGCGGCGTGGCGCCCGGTGCCGCAGCATCCGGCGCCGTGTGGCGGAGGCCGTTCGGCGACGACGGCGCGGGCTCGGCAGGGCCGGTGGCCGGACGGGTCACCGGTGCGCTGGTGCCCGTGCTGACCGCGGCCGGACCGGCGACGGCCGACGGCCGCTCGGGCGCGTCGGACGCCGGGACCTCCGCGTCGAGGGCCGGATCGCCCGTGCTCTCGCTCGGGACCGGATCCGGAGCGGGCGCGCGCTCGGGCGAGTCGGACGCGGGGACCTCGGCGGCGAGGTCGGGCTCGTCGGCCGCAGGCCCGGTGGGGGCGGTCCCGGTGAGCGCCGGGGCGGCCGTCGCCGTCTCCGCCGGGGCCGCTGCCGGGGCCGTCGCGGCTCGGCGGCGCACCGCACCGGCACCCGGCTCCGGCACGAGCCACAGCACGCCGGCAGGCGGGAGCTGCAGCACGGCCGACGCCGGCCGTCCGTGCCACATCGTCCGCTCGGCCTCGACGGCGCCCAGGTTCCCGACCCCGGAGCCGCCGTAGATCTGGGCGTCGGTGTTGAGCACCTCGCGCCACCGGCCGGCGAAGGGCAGCCCGACGCGGTAGTCGCGCTTGGGGCTGCCGGAGAAGTTGGCGATGCAGGCGAGCACGGTGGGCTTGCCGTCGGCGTCGACGCCGTGGCGCAGGAAGCTCAGGACGTTGCCGGAGGCGTCGTTGGCGTCGATCCAGGAGAAGCCCTCGGGGGTGAAGTCCTTCGTCCACAGCGCAGGCGTGGCGCGGTAGGTCCGGTTCAGGTCCCCGACCAGGGTCTTCACGCCGCCGTGCAGCGGGTCCTCGAGCAGGTGCCAGTCGATCGACCGGGACTCCGACCACTCCCGCTCCTGGCCGAACTCGCCGCCCTGGAACAGCAGCTGCTTGCCCGGGTGCGCCCACATGTACGCCAGCAGCGCGCGCAGGTTGGCCGCCTTGTTCCAGGCGTCGCCCGGCATCCGACCCCACAGGGAGCCCTTGCCGTGCACGACCTCGTCGTGCGACAGCGGCAGCACGAAGTTCTCGCTGAACGCGTACATCAGCGAGAACGTCATCTGGTTGTGGTGGTAGCCCCGGTAGATCGGGTCGCGCCCGGCGTAGTCGAGCGTGTCGTGCATCCAGCCCATGTTCCACTTGAACCCGAAGCCGAGGCCGCCGAGATGGGTGGGGCGGGTGACGCCGGGCCAGGCCGTGGACTCCTCGGCGATCGTGACGACGCCGGGGTGGTGGCGGTAGACGGTGGCGTTCATCTCCTGCAGGAACGCCACCGCGTCGAGGTTCTCGCGACCGCCGTGGACGTTGGGCAGCCACTGGCCCTCGGGGCGGGAGTAGTCGAGGTAGAGCATGCTGGCCACGGCATCGACGCGGAGGCCGTCGATGTGGAACTCGTCGAGCCAGTAGAGCGCGTTGGCCACGAGGAAGTTGCGCACCTCGCGGCGGCCGAAGTCGAACACGAGCGTGCCCCAGTCGGGCTGCTCGCCGCGGCGCGGGTCGGCGTGCTCGTAGAGCGCGCCGCCGTCGAACTTGGCGAGCGCCCACTCGTCGCGGGGGAAGTGCCCCGGCACCCAGTCGACGATCACGCCGAAGCCCCGCTGGTGGAGGTGGTCGACGAAGTAGCGGAAGTCGTCGGGCGTGCCGAAGCGGGCCGTGGGCGCGTAGAAGGAGGTGACCTGGTAGCCCCAGGAGCCGCCGAACGGATGCTCGGCCACCGGCAGCAGCTCGACGTGCGTGAAGCCCATCTGGCCGAGGTAGTCGGCCAGCTCGTGGGCGAGCTCGCGGTAGCCGAGACCCGGCCGCCACGAGCCGAGGTGCACCTCGTAGACGCTCATCGGCTCGGCGTGCGCCTGGCGCAGCGCACGTGCCGCCATCCACTCCTCGTCGCCCCACTCGTGGCCCGACGCATCGACGATCGAGGCCGTGGCCGGCGGGACCTCGGTGCGGAAGGCGAGGGGGTCGGCCTTGTCGCGCCAGCGCCCGTCGCGGCCGAGGATGCGGAACTTGTAGCGGGTGCCGGGCGCGATGCCGGGGATGAACAGCTCCCAGACACCCGAGCCGCCGAGCACGCGCATCGGGTGGGCCCAGCCGGTCCAGCCGTCGAAGTCGCCGGTGACGCGCACGCCCTGCGCGGTGGGGGCCCACACCGCGAAACTCGTGCCGGTCACGGGGCCTGCGGGGGTGTCGTAGCTGCGCACGTGCGCGCCGAGCACGTCCCAGAGCCGCTCGTGCCGGCCCTCCCCGATCAGGTGCAGGTCGATCTCGCCGAGCGTGGGCAGCCAGCGGTAGGGGTCGTCGACGACGTCGACCCGATCGCCGTAGCGCACCGCCAGGCGGTAGTCGGCGGGCGGCCCGGGCACCACACCGGAGAACAGGCCGGAGTCGTGCACCTTGGCGAGCGGGAACCCCTCCCCGCCCTCGCGCACGACCTCCACCCCGTCGGCGTGCGGGCGCAGCACGCGCACCACGGTGCCGTCCGAGTGCGGGTGCGCCCCGAGGACCGAGTGCGGGTCATGGTGCGCGCCGCCGAGCAGCCGGTCGATCGTGTGCGGGTCCGGCGGGCACGGGTCGATCCGACCGCTGATCGTCTGGGTCCGGTTCTCCTCACGATCCACGCGCGCACCTTATTGCGCCGGGCGGAAGGTCGCCGATTCTGGGCGCAACGACCCGGTCACGGTCCGCCAAACTGGGCCATGTGTCGGCGTCCGGCAGGTGGTGGCGGCTCGCGGCGGTCGCGGTCGTGGCGGTCCTCGTGGCCGCACTCGTCGGTGTGGTGGTGGCGTTCCCGTCGGTCGCCGCCATCACCTGTCCCGGCTGCTACGGGCTCGAGCAGGAGCGGCCGGGCCTCTACGTCGAGCCCGGCCTCACCGCTGTGCAGCACCGGGAGGTGATCCACGCCGTCGACGAGGGGACGCAGCGCGTCAAGGAGTACTTCGGAGACCTGCGCAGCGAACCCGACGTCCTCGTCTGCTTGACGGAGGAGTGCTACACGCGGATCGGCGGTGGCCGCGAGCGCGGGATCGCCGTGCTGTACCGCGCGGTGATGCTCTCCCCGCGCGGCATCGACCCGGTCATCGCCGCGCACGAGCTCACCCACGTCGAGCTGCGCGCCCGGCTCGGGCGGGCGTCCGTGCCGCAGTGGTTCGACGAGGGGCTCGCCGTCCTCGTGTCGGACGACCCGCGCTACCTCCTGCCCGAGGGAGCGCCCGACCGGTGTCGCGTCGAGCCGACCGGGCCGCTGCCGGAGACCCTCGACGCCTGGTTGCGGGACGCAGGCGAGGACGCGCAGGTCTACGCGCAGGCGGCGTGCGTGGTGAGCCGCTGGACGGCGTGGAACGACCTGCACGGGCTCATCGCCCACCTCGCGGCCGGCGGAGCCTTCCCGCAGAGCTGACCCGGCCTGGGAGCGCCCCCGTCGTAATGGCCCTTCGTGGCGACGCGCTGAACCGGGGCGCGCCCGTGCCGCTCAGGCGCGCCGGACCGCCCGCACCAACAGCCAGATCCCGGCCACCAGGGCTACCAGCCCGATGACCAGCCACAGCCGGGAACCGGACATGAAGCTGCCGCCGAGCAAGTTGCTGCCCTGCAGGGTCCACACGGCGCCGACCAGGACGAGGACGACGCCGACGGCGGGAAGCGCGAATCGCATCCTCCGATGATGCTCCCGCCCGATGAGTGCCGAGGACGTTCGTTCCTCGTGTGATCAGCATTCTGTCGCGGGTCGGGCCACCTACACCATCCTCCCCGACGGTCCTGGTGCGGCGGGTAGTTCCACCGTGACGCGGAGCCCGCCGTCGGGGCGTGGGGTGAGGGTGAGGGTTCCGTCGTGTGCCTGTGTGATGGTCGTGACGATCGCCAGGCCGAGGCCGACACCTGCGTGGTCGTTGTGCATGCGTTCGGTGCCGCGCTGGAACGGTTCGGCAAGTGTGGAAACCAACTCCCGCGTGAGCTTCTCGCCGGTGTTCTCGACCGTGATCGCCACAGTCTGGGGGTGAACGCTGGTCGTGACCCACACGGTGCCCTTCTCGGACAGGTTGTGGACGATCGCGTTGTGCACGAGGTTCGTGGTCACCTGCAGCAGAAGCGCGCGTGAACCGGTGGCGGGGGCGATGTCGCCGGAGGTCGCGATGGTGAGGCTGCGTTTTTCTGCGAGGGGGAGCAGCGTTTCGGTGGCCTCTTCCGCGAGGAGGGACAGGTCGACGGGTTCTCGGGGGAAAGTCCGCCGGTCGGCGCGGCTGAGCAGGAGTAGTGCCTCGGTGAGGTCGACCGCTCGGGTGTTGACGGCGTGGAGGCGGTCGACCAGTTCGCCGGTGGCGCAGTTCGGATCGGTGCGGGCCACGTCGAGCAGTGCCTTCGAGATCGCCAACGGGGTGCGCAACTCGTGAGAGGCGTTCGCTCCGAATCTCCGCTGTTCGGCGACGTGTGCTTCGAGCTGGGCGAGCATGGTGTCGAAGGCGTCGGCGAGTTCGCGGAACTCGTCTCCGCGGCCCGGTAGCCGGATCCGGTGGGAGAGCGATCCGTTCGTGGCCATGCGGGTGGCTTCCGTGATGCGAGTCAGGGGCGCGAGCATGCGGCCGGCGAGGATCCACCCTCCCACGAGACCGAACACCAGCAGGAACGCCATCACTGCGGCTGCCACCGAGCCGAAGACGCGTGGGCCGAAGGCGGCTGAGTCGAAGATCCGCAGGAGGCCGGAGAGGTTGGGGACGAATGCACCGCTGCGCGAGTTTCGCAGCAGGAACACCCACACAACAGCGAGCAGCAGGCCACCTGCGAGCATGAGGAACCCGGCATAGCTGAGGGTGAGTTTGAGGCGAACGCTCAACCCGGGCCGCCTGTCCACGGTCTGCTCCCTCACCCCCGGGCCCCGGATGCCTCGATGCTACGAGCCGGCGCATATCGTCGGCATATCGAAAACCGGATACGTGCCGGCAACGCCCGGCTGCGTTGACTGGGGGCATGACGTACCGCAGACCAGCGCGAACGGCAGCCCGGTCTTCGGTGTCCTCGTCCTCCTCCGCCCTCGGCGCGCCCGCGGCACGGCACATGGCCCCGCCCCGACGGCTGCTGGGCGGTGTGCGGGTCGACGACGCGACCCGGGAACGTGCGCAGACGCTCGCCGAGACCCTGGGCGTGGCCGACGGGCTCGGGCACCGGCCCGCGGAGCTGTCCGGTGGCCAGCAGCAGCGGGTCGCGATCGCCCGGGCGCTGGTCACCGGGCCGGATCTGCTGTTCGCCGACGAGCCCACCGGGAACCTGGACTCCACCACCTCGGCGGAGGTGCTGGAGCACCTGCGCCGGTCGGTGCGCGAGCTGGGCCAGACCGTCGTGATGGTCAACCACGACCGCGACGCCGCGGCCTTCGCCGACGACGTGGTCACCATGCAGGACGGGCTGATCGCCTGATGCGCACCGTCCTCCTCGCCTCCCTGCGCATCCACGTCCGCCGGTACGTGGCAGCGGGGATCGCGGTGATCGCCTCGGTCGCGTTCGTCGTCGTGATCGGGGTGCTCACCGCCGGGGCCAAGAGCGGACTCGTGGACGGCACCGGGTCGCCGTTCCGCAACGCCGACCACGTGGTCTCGCCTGCGGTCTGGCCAGGGTCCCAGATGGACCGGGACGAGGTGATCGCGTTCACCGAACGACACGGCGAGAACGCCGCCGCAATCGGCCGGGGCCGCCCACCGGCGCACGTGGACGGTCGGCCGCTCTCCAGAATTCTGGTGGCGCCGATCGCGAGCTCTCCCGAGATGCGCTGGCAGCAGCTCGTGACGGGCCGCTTCCCGGCGACCGAGGGCGAGGCGGTGCTGCACAACTGGTTCGCCCAGGCCGAGAAGATCGCGATCGGCGACCGGATCCGGATCGGCGAGGGCTCAGGAGCGACCGACGTCGAAGTGGTCGGCGTGGTGGAGTCGCCCGCGGCGGGGGCCATGGCCTCGGCGTACGTCACCTGGCCGCAGCTGCTGCGATGGCGCGACTACCCCCTCCACCTGGGCTCGGTGGCGGTGCGCGGGGACATACGAGGCCCGCTCCCGGAAGGCGCGAAGGTGCAGTCGCCGGAGGAGTTCGCGACCGAGCGCGAGGCCGAGATGCACGACGCGGTGGACACGTGGTCGTTGATGCCGCTGTTGTTCGCCGCCATCGCGGTCGTCGTCTCGGTCCTGGTCATCGCGAACACGTTCTCCATCCTGTTCGCGCAGCGGGTGCGCGACTTCGCCCTGCTGCGTTGCGTCGGCGCGACCCGCCGGCAGGTGCTGGGTTCGGTTCGCCGGGAGGCGGCCGCCGTCGGGGTGCTCGCGTCGCTGACCGGCGTCCTGGTCGGCGTCGGTCTCGGCTACGGGCTGATCGCCCTGATCAACGCCCTCGTGCCCACGGCCCGCAGCGGCGTCGTCAATACCCGTTCGCCTGTCATGTCGGCGATCGCCCCCGAGCTGACCGCGTTCTGGCCATGGCTGCTGGGCGGATTCGCCGTCGGCTTGCTGGTCACCCTGCTCGCGTCCTGGTTGCCGACCCGGCGCGTGGTCCGGGTGAGCCCGCTGGCGGCGCTGCGGGTGGGTGGGAGCACGGACGCCGCGCTCGACGCACGCACGGCCACCGGGCGGACGCGGCTGGCGCTCGCCGGGCTCGGGCTGGTCGCCGGGCCGGTCCTGCTCGGGACGGCGATGGCCCAGGACAACACGGTGCTGATGCTGGCCGGCGGAGCAGCGGTGGCCGCCGGCGTGCTGCTCGTCGGGCCGATGCTCGTGCCCCGCCTGATCCGGATCGCCGGAGCACCGCTCGGCCCCGCCGGACGACTGGCGACCGCGAACGCCGTGCGCAACCCCCACCGGACCGCCGCCACCACCGCCTCCCTGCTGGTCTGCGTCACCCTGACGACCGCCGTGCTCACCGGATCGGCGACGATGCGTGCCGCCTCGGACGCCGAACGCGGCGTGGAGCACCCCATCGACGCCGCGCTCACCTCGTCCGGGACGCCGCTCGGCGCCGACCTGCTCGACCAGGTCCGTCGTACCCCCGGCGTCGAGCAGGCAATACCGGTCGACGGCGCCGTGGCCCGGATGTCCGGGCTCGACGACCCGATCCCGCTCCTCACCGCGCCCGACGCGGCGCAGGTCGCCCGCGACGGCGGGGCGTTCGCCCATGTCGAGCCGGGTGAGATCAGGATCGATCCCCACGCGTTGACTGCCGACCCGGGCAGCGACCCGATCGACATCGGGGCCGGTGACGAAGTCACGGTGCGCATCGGCGACCGGGAGGCCCGGCTGCGGGTCGTCGTCGGCGTGCGCTCGACCCACGAGCTGCACGAGGCCTCCGGATGGGGCCCGGCCGGCGTGGTCGCGCCCGACACCCTGGCCAGGCTCACCGACTCCCCGCAGCCGCACGCCATCTGGGTCCGCGTCACCTCCGGCACGGACGCGCTGCAGCTCGTCGGAGCCCTGGACGAACTGGCGGGTACGGTCGGGGCAGAGGTCGACGACCAGCTGCAGGCCCGGGCGGCGGAGGACCGAACGCTGGGGAACCTCACCTTGTCGGTGCTCGGCCTGCTCGGCATCTCCGTGGCGATCGCCGTGATCGGGATCGCGAACACCCTGGGCCTGTCCGTCCTCGAACGCGCCCGGGAGCACGCGATGCTGCGCGCGCTCGGGCTCACCCGCACGCAGCTGCGGCTGATGCTGGCGGCCGAGGCGATGCTGCTGTCGGTGGCGGCCACCGGACTCGGCACCGTGATCGGCATCGGGTTCGGCTGGGTCGGCTACGAGACGTTCGTGGAGCGGGCCCTCAACGAGGTCCCCCTGCAGGTCCCGTGGCTGCAGCTCGGCGTCGTCGTCCTCCTTGCCGCGCTGGCCGGGCTGCTCGCCGGTGTTCTCCCGGCTCGTCGGGCCGCTCGGGTGACCCCGGCCGCGGGGCTGTCCCTCGACTGAAACCCTCGTCGACCGCGCTCGGCCGGCGGCTGATGAAGTCCGCCATGCGCGGCACTGCGCCCTTCGTGATCAGAGGGTCTGATGGATCCGGACCAGGTGTGCCCGGCTCACCGCCGCGGCGCGCTCGGGGTCGGCGTCGCGAATCGCGGCCACGATGTCGGCGTGCACGTCCTGGTCGTGCGGGGAGCGCGCGGCGGGCCCGGCGAGGGCGACCATGTCGATCATCGCTTCGCGCACGCGCGGCCGGAACGAGTCGAACAGGTCGGCCAGCACCGGATTGTGCGCCGCGGCGACGACGGCGCGGTGGAACTCCAGGTCGACGTCGACGTACTCGGCGTCGCTCGCGTCGGGGGCCGCCTCCGCCCGCCGGGCCAGTGCCTTCTGCATCACCAGCAGGTCCCGAGGCGTGCGCCGCTGGGCCGCCCGGTGCGCCGACTCGGTCTCGATGGCGATCCGGCCCTCGACGATGTCGGCGATCCCGGCGCGGCGCAGCACCGTCTCCCAGTCCTCCACCGGCTCGGCTGAGATCACGAACACGCCTGCGCCCTGCCGCGTCGCGAGCACCCCCCGCCCGGCCAGCTCCCGGATCGCCTCGCGCACGGTGGAGCGACCGACGCCCAGCTCGGCCGCCAACGCCGCTTCCCCCGGCAGCTTCCACCCCACCGGCCACTCCTGCGAGGCGACCCGGTCGAGGATCACCTTCGCCGCCTGCGTGGCCAGCGGGAGCCGCTCGAGCTTCGCCACGGCACACCTCTCTGCTTGTCTGAGAACCTGAGGGCTGTTAGCGTAGCCGACGTGTCGTGGAGCGCCCTTCTCCTTCGCAGCCACGGCGGGGCCTGAGGACCGGCACCCCGCCGTGGGTGCCGCCGCGCGCCGGTCCGTTCCGGACCGATCCCCGAGGAGCTCCTCGTGACACACCCGTTCCCCACCCTGTCCACCCCGGCCGGCCCGGTGCCGGCCGGTGCCCCGGCCTGGAACCGGCAGCGCCGCTCCCAGATGCCGTCGCACCGCTACCGCGACGTCTTCGCCCGGACACCGGTGCCGCCCCTGCCCGACCGGCGCTGGCCCGGCAACCGGCTCACCGAGGCCCCGCTGTGGGTGCCCGTCGACCTGCGCGACGGCAACCAGGCGCTGGTCGAGCCCATGGACCCGGGGCGCAAGCGGCGCTTCTTCGAGCTGATGGTGGCCATGGGCTACAAGGAGATCGAGGTCGGCTACCCGTCGGCGTCGCAGACCGACTTCGACTTCGTGCGGCTGCTGGCCGAGACCGACCTCGTGCCGGACGACGTCACCGTCGTGGTGTTCACCCCCGCCCGCCCGGAGCTGATCGCGCGGACCGTGGAGTCCGTCGCGGGGATGCGGGGCGAGGTGGTCGTGCACATGTACACCGCCACCGCTCCCACGTGGCGCGACGTCGTGCTGCGTTTCGATCGCGACACGCTGGCGGAGATGGTGCTCGCCGGCGCGGCGCAGGTGCACCGCCTGGTCGGCGACGACCCGCGGGTGCGCTTCGAGTTCTCCCCAGAGGTGTTCAACCTGACCGAGCCGGACTACGTGCTCGACCTGTGCGATCGGGTCACGGCCCTGTGGGACGCCCGCGCGGAGCGGCCGGTGATCCTCAACCTGCCGGCGACGGTGGAGGTCGCCACCCCGAACGTCTACGCCGACCAGATCGAGTACGTGCACCGCAACCTCGCCCGGCGCGACGCGGTGATCCTCTCGGTGCACCCGCACAACGACCGCGGCACCGGTGTGGCCTGTGCCGAGCTCGCCGTGCTGGCCGGCGCCCAGCGCGTGGAGGGCTGCCTGTTCGGCAACGGCGAACGCACCGGCAACGTCGACCTGGTGACGCTGGCGCTGAACCTGCACGCCCAGGGGGTCGACCCGATGGTCGACTTCTCGGACATCGACGAGATCCGCCGCACCGTCGAGCACTGCAACCGGATCGCGGTGCACGAGCGCCACCCCTACGCGGGCGACCTGGTTTACACGGCGTTCTCCGGCACCCACCAGGACGCGATCAGGAAGGGCTTCGCGCAGCACCGCGCCTCGGCGGCCGCGGCGGGCGTACCGGAGTCGCGGGCGCGCTGGGACGTGCCGTACCTGCCGATCGACCCGGCCGATGTCGGCCGCGGCTACGACGCGGTGATCCGCGTGAACAGCCAGTCCGGGAAGGGCGGGATCG
This window harbors:
- a CDS encoding sensor histidine kinase, which codes for MDRRPGLSVRLKLTLSYAGFLMLAGGLLLAVVWVFLLRNSRSGAFVPNLSGLLRIFDSAAFGPRVFGSVAAAVMAFLLVFGLVGGWILAGRMLAPLTRITEATRMATNGSLSHRIRLPGRGDEFRELADAFDTMLAQLEAHVAEQRRFGANASHELRTPLAISKALLDVARTDPNCATGELVDRLHAVNTRAVDLTEALLLLSRADRRTFPREPVDLSLLAEEATETLLPLAEKRSLTIATSGDIAPATGSRALLLQVTTNLVHNAIVHNLSEKGTVWVTTSVHPQTVAITVENTGEKLTRELVSTLAEPFQRGTERMHNDHAGVGLGLAIVTTITQAHDGTLTLTPRPDGGLRVTVELPAAPGPSGRMV
- a CDS encoding 2-isopropylmalate synthase, whose protein sequence is MPSHRYRDVFARTPVPPLPDRRWPGNRLTEAPLWVPVDLRDGNQALVEPMDPGRKRRFFELMVAMGYKEIEVGYPSASQTDFDFVRLLAETDLVPDDVTVVVFTPARPELIARTVESVAGMRGEVVVHMYTATAPTWRDVVLRFDRDTLAEMVLAGAAQVHRLVGDDPRVRFEFSPEVFNLTEPDYVLDLCDRVTALWDARAERPVILNLPATVEVATPNVYADQIEYVHRNLARRDAVILSVHPHNDRGTGVACAELAVLAGAQRVEGCLFGNGERTGNVDLVTLALNLHAQGVDPMVDFSDIDEIRRTVEHCNRIAVHERHPYAGDLVYTAFSGTHQDAIRKGFAQHRASAAAAGVPESRARWDVPYLPIDPADVGRGYDAVIRVNSQSGKGGIAYLLHAGYGVELPRPLQIDFSRHVQRATDAIGAEVTPEQLWELFTATYLTPAEPLVVLHEWQASSAGEGVDELKVDLTVRGERATHNATGTGPVDALTRILAGAGLPVDVLGLTQQSLAPGSAAQAITYLEHRCPDRVAWAAGTGTSVLEASLAAVIAAAHHRAAAG
- a CDS encoding FadR/GntR family transcriptional regulator, which gives rise to MAKLERLPLATQAAKVILDRVASQEWPVGWKLPGEAALAAELGVGRSTVREAIRELAGRGVLATRQGAGVFVISAEPVEDWETVLRRAGIADIVEGRIAIETESAHRAAQRRTPRDLLVMQKALARRAEAAPDASDAEYVDVDLEFHRAVVAAAHNPVLADLFDSFRPRVREAMIDMVALAGPAARSPHDQDVHADIVAAIRDADPERAAAVSRAHLVRIHQTL
- a CDS encoding ATP-binding cassette domain-containing protein, with translation MAPPRRLLGGVRVDDATRERAQTLAETLGVADGLGHRPAELSGGQQQRVAIARALVTGPDLLFADEPTGNLDSTTSAEVLEHLRRSVRELGQTVVMVNHDRDAAAFADDVVTMQDGLIA
- a CDS encoding ABC transporter permease, coding for MRTVLLASLRIHVRRYVAAGIAVIASVAFVVVIGVLTAGAKSGLVDGTGSPFRNADHVVSPAVWPGSQMDRDEVIAFTERHGENAAAIGRGRPPAHVDGRPLSRILVAPIASSPEMRWQQLVTGRFPATEGEAVLHNWFAQAEKIAIGDRIRIGEGSGATDVEVVGVVESPAAGAMASAYVTWPQLLRWRDYPLHLGSVAVRGDIRGPLPEGAKVQSPEEFATEREAEMHDAVDTWSLMPLLFAAIAVVVSVLVIANTFSILFAQRVRDFALLRCVGATRRQVLGSVRREAAAVGVLASLTGVLVGVGLGYGLIALINALVPTARSGVVNTRSPVMSAIAPELTAFWPWLLGGFAVGLLVTLLASWLPTRRVVRVSPLAALRVGGSTDAALDARTATGRTRLALAGLGLVAGPVLLGTAMAQDNTVLMLAGGAAVAAGVLLVGPMLVPRLIRIAGAPLGPAGRLATANAVRNPHRTAATTASLLVCVTLTTAVLTGSATMRAASDAERGVEHPIDAALTSSGTPLGADLLDQVRRTPGVEQAIPVDGAVARMSGLDDPIPLLTAPDAAQVARDGGAFAHVEPGEIRIDPHALTADPGSDPIDIGAGDEVTVRIGDREARLRVVVGVRSTHELHEASGWGPAGVVAPDTLARLTDSPQPHAIWVRVTSGTDALQLVGALDELAGTVGAEVDDQLQARAAEDRTLGNLTLSVLGLLGISVAIAVIGIANTLGLSVLERAREHAMLRALGLTRTQLRLMLAAEAMLLSVAATGLGTVIGIGFGWVGYETFVERALNEVPLQVPWLQLGVVVLLAALAGLLAGVLPARRAARVTPAAGLSLD